In Deinococcus maricopensis DSM 21211, one genomic interval encodes:
- a CDS encoding CinA family nicotinamide mononucleotide deamidase-related protein encodes MSVGTELLLGEILDSNAAYLAQELKAHGVTLHRKVTVGDNLERLREAILTALDRADLVILGGGLGPTDDDLTREAIAAALGEHPTEDPDLLAWLRGLFESRGRIMPDLNRKQAWLIPSSEALPNPIGTAPGWFVRVPGHATPRFIVAMPGPPREMKRMWREQVLPRLNLPARALFHTTLHTSGIGEGNVAELLGDLTRASNPSVATYARRFGVDVRVAASASTTEAARALAEPVLSVVQDKLARFTWGTDDQTLAGVLHAALGERTVAAIEAGSGGALALHLADTPAFRGGLVTRDHAQLIEAGLTPVTLGEHGPVSEQAARELARTARARFGSNFGVAVTVATGSSEDGPACPGTAFVAVDTEGDTHTARFDWLGEPDHLRDRAAILALTTLLRAARAEVPA; translated from the coding sequence ATGAGTGTGGGCACGGAGCTGCTGCTCGGAGAGATTCTCGACAGCAACGCCGCGTACCTCGCTCAGGAACTCAAGGCCCACGGCGTGACCCTGCACCGCAAAGTCACCGTCGGCGACAACCTCGAGCGCCTGCGCGAAGCCATCCTGACCGCCCTTGACCGCGCGGACCTCGTCATCCTCGGCGGCGGCCTCGGCCCCACCGACGACGACCTCACGCGCGAAGCCATCGCTGCCGCCCTTGGCGAACACCCCACCGAGGACCCGGACCTGCTCGCCTGGCTGCGCGGCCTCTTCGAAAGCCGTGGCCGCATCATGCCGGACCTCAACCGCAAACAGGCCTGGCTCATCCCCTCGAGCGAGGCGCTCCCCAACCCCATCGGCACCGCGCCCGGCTGGTTCGTGCGCGTGCCCGGCCACGCCACGCCCCGCTTCATCGTGGCCATGCCCGGGCCGCCCCGCGAAATGAAACGCATGTGGCGCGAGCAGGTGCTCCCGCGCCTGAACCTGCCTGCACGCGCCCTGTTCCACACCACGCTGCACACCAGCGGCATCGGTGAAGGCAACGTCGCGGAACTGCTCGGCGACCTTACGCGCGCCTCGAACCCCAGCGTCGCCACGTACGCCCGCCGCTTCGGCGTGGACGTCCGCGTCGCCGCCAGCGCCAGTACGACCGAAGCTGCCCGCGCACTCGCGGAGCCCGTGCTGAGCGTCGTGCAAGACAAACTGGCGCGCTTCACGTGGGGCACCGACGACCAGACCCTCGCCGGCGTGCTGCACGCCGCGCTCGGGGAACGCACCGTCGCGGCCATCGAAGCCGGCTCGGGCGGCGCGCTCGCCCTGCACCTCGCCGACACGCCCGCCTTCCGGGGCGGGCTCGTCACCCGGGACCACGCGCAGCTGATCGAAGCGGGCCTCACGCCCGTGACGCTCGGCGAGCACGGCCCCGTCAGCGAGCAGGCCGCGCGCGAGCTCGCGCGGACCGCGCGTGCCCGCTTCGGCAGCAACTTCGGCGTGGCCGTCACGGTCGCCACTGGCAGCAGCGAGGACGGCCCGGCTTGCCCCGGCACCGCCTTCGTCGCCGTGGACACTGAGGGTGACACCCACACGGCCCGCTTCGACTGGCTCGGCGAACCCGACCACCTGCGCGACCGCGCCGCCATCCTCGCCCTCACCACGCTGCTGCGCGCCGCCCGCGCGGAGGTGCCCGCATGA